cctcttttgcaatctgcaacccactttgaacaatcctcaaagtgtccagacttCACGAGTCtaccccctgtaatcacaacaggtacaacaatCTCCAGCGAGTTGTAACATGATccttgatcaaccaaagaaAACCTTaattgtgcagataatgatcaatcAGTAAGCACAACAAaattctccttcagaacctcttcaaagaatgatctctacggtcttcttgatgagttcttggagcactaAATCACAGAGAATcgatctgaaacagaatatgaaaatgtcagttcttccaaaagttctctgaatAACTTAggttttgtctatttatagatttctataaatgaGACGCTCCTATAGTGGACTGTCCtttgacagttataacagatcaaTCAAAGTAGTAGCtgtcaagtcaaacaaattaattccacattcaatatagttgactctcattcaatgcttaactaacttttgaaaatatagttgttactgttcacaagcataacaaaatctCATATAAAACAACTAACAATGTCGAATGCAAAACGCACATAGTCGTCTTTGACACATCTAcacatattgaaattattttcaatgtaaaatcttaCATAGCACtttatttgaaaatctgtgTAAAGTCTTTAGTCTCAATCGATTCAATtgataatgaagtcgacttaggACTTGCagatttgccacacaatataagttcatcaaagtacatgtggttttccttttccaaaacatatgcaaTGCAATCACATCAGATGTAGCATATATCAGAgcagtgaatatgcattcatatatcaggatcaacacaaaacatgttcaacaagatatcaatcaataagaaacagaacatgtaacacataacaagacatgttttattaataatgtgttgtcatcataaaaaactatagTGATTAAAGCACTGtaagattaaggttagctaaaccaatgcttcccttatcaacaatctcaacattttgTCTTGGTTTTTTCCCTGTTTCCTAAAATCCTATGTGTTTTCCTAATGTTTTCTATGTTGGGGATTTTGTTTCTAAGTCTTGTGTTTTCATCCTATGTtgttttttagattattatttcGTTTAATGTTGTTTGGTTAAACATCAAAACATAAGAGCGTTTAGGCACATAAACAATTTTGTCTTAATATTAGGATTCTGAACAAATCATAAATGACTCAAAGACAGACCCCAAACTCTCAAACTTACTTGAGCCCTTCCAAATCAAAATCTCACTCTCCAAAACTCCTAAATTATTCCTAAAAACCTTCCTAAACCACCTTATTGACTCATACTCACTTCTATCTCAGATTTTTATCAACTCAAGCTATTAGCAAGTTCTAATTGACCCTACAATATGTTTTACATTGTTCTTTCTTCCCTTAGACCCTTAGTTCTTAAAATCACCTATCAAAACCTCTATTTTAGACTAAAATAGTTCATAACTAAGTCCATATAATTTCTTCTCAACACATTAACTAATTCATCACCAACAACTTCATAACAACAACttcataacaacaacaacattcaagTTAATAATCACATTTAACTAGAATAATTCAACCAAACTCAATTATTCAAACACACTTACTACTAACACACTCATTTCAAGCATACAAATTATCATACATTCAACTCACAtacttttaattatcatttcataCTTCCTaactcaaattaaaagaaaccacTGACTTCCCTTACCTTAAAAGGAACGGTTAAGCTCTACACAACTCATCAACCTTGCTTCAAGCTCAAAGAATCCTAGAAATGCTTACAGAACACATAATTGCGATCAAAGAGAGTCCTTAGAACCTCATATAATAAGGAACTAGAAAAGAGAGTCAGAAGACACATGCGATAGAATCACTATGCATAGCCTCACGCTaagagtaaaaagaaaaagggagtTGAAACTTACTTGTTCTAGAGGAAATCTGATAAGATGAGAATGGAGATCACACTATTGTGATCTTCTAAGCACTTCTTGATCGTCAAACATATGATCGAAGAGTAAGAAATCttagagagaagagaaagggaaCTCAAAGAAAGAGTTTTAGTGAGATGGttagtgttttaaataatgaaatgagtttaagaaaatctatttatattattgaattattttaaaattaaaataattggtctcattatattaaaatacctatcaattttaatactctattttctagatttttacataaataaccttttaaaatgtttgtataatttaatttaatcctttttaaacattaaaagatataagtaatataaatgattaaattgaaatgttttaacttataaaatcaaagttttgtttaaaaagtaggaaaaacaattaattaactaaaaatataatataatgtagaAATATACAtgtatacataaaataaattaatagtcaaatcttataatatttttttactaaaatgtgTTGGAAATTccaaatctcatcttacaaaccaattttataaaattaacttatatttaagttcactttttaatatgatatggAGTCTAGATTCGGATCACTCATTAATGTTTAGTTTCATTAATGTTTAGTCtcatacaaaaatataagattaagtAAGATTAATAAactactaatttataaattatctttGTCGACGtagaatttaataattaaataaaaaaattattttaaaaacctaTATTGACTCATAAATTATAAACCATTTCAATTAGTTTTTAACttcatttaatcttttatattattatctctTGCATTTTAATATACtctgtatatatttttaaattttaattgcatatattaaatatttatataaattattgtatattttttaatattttatagattACTTTGTAATTCtgtatgaattaaaaaaaaattaacaattcaaattaatacaattaaacCTTTTTAGTAAATGATATTACATGAAAATTTTAggatagtaaaaaaaaatttaatacaataatttaaattaaaaaattacaattacaattacttaataatttctttttctacaaaaatcaaaatttatttgtataatgatattttttatgacATTCTAGATTTACCTGAATAACATATATCAAcgatgaaaatataattttcaaagacgaggtattaaaagtattaaagtgagagttttatacaaaataattgtCTCAAAAATTAACacgatatattaaaaaataatgtaatacaataaaactaaaaaaaacaacaacaaaaaaaaaaattgccgaAGAACCCTTAAGAATGCATAGGAATAAACTCCCACCATTGTATGGCGTGCtcaataaaaaaggaaaaatggtggaagagaagaaaagaaagtaaacgTAGACTTTGTTACTGCCACTGTTTCAATTGATTTGTTTCAGTGAGCTTATAAAGAATACTCTACCCACTGAGGTATGGCTTCTATCCATTCTACACTGTCATCAAACACTCTGCGATTCGCACTCTCTTCCTTCCCCAACACAAACCTCCAACCACCCTCAAGCCACATCTTCTTCTCTCGCCCCCTCACATTCAAAGGGCTTACCGTCAATCCCAAGAGCTTTCCAGCCCCGCTCAAAGCGTCCATGGCTGGGACCGACAACGTTGTCATCGAGGTCTTCGAACAAGAGGATCTTGCTGTCTCTCTGGCCAAATACGTCGCCGATCTCTCCAATAAGTTCACTTCGGAAAGGGGGGCTTTCACCGTTTGCTTGTCTGGTGGCTCTTTGATCAAGTATCTCGGGTGAGGGTTCTTTTTCATATGAAAATGTTCTCACTTTCAACCTAAGCGTGATTCGATTCAATTGAATTGGATTAAAGTGAATGTCTTTTCTGTTTGGGTCTTAGAAAACTACTGGAACCGCCCTACTATGATTCTCTTGAATGGTCCAAATGGCATGTGTTTTGGCTGGATGAGAGGGTCGTGCCGAAGACGCATGAAGATAGTAACTACAAGCTTGCTTTAGATGGGCTTCTCTGCAAGGTATATTTACTAGTGTTTTTTAATGTTGGAAAATGGTTTGTTTAGGTTGaacatgttttcaaattttgagaatGTTTTTTGTTCCTTAAGTGTTGGTGCTAATGTTgagaaaaaaatgcaaaaaggaGATTAGTTCAGGGTTATGTGTCTCCTTAAGTTGAATTGGAACCAATGTTAAAACAGTCCATGTGTGTCGATGGGAACCCCATTTTAGAATCGCATACAACATGACATGTGGACATCTTTTTGCTGAAGCCACCCACAAATCCCAAAGAATCAAGCTATTCCAAACAGACACAAGGTTTTGGGTGCAACCTATGTCCTGAGGAGGCCTAAGATTGGAGCTCTGGAGTTTGACTCCATTTGTTGGCCGTGTCtattgtttaaaatttcttCAAAACTAGGGGAGGGGGAGGACCTAATTATGTATAAGAAAGTGGAGTGCTAGTAAGTAGCAgcatacttttttttctaacataCTCGGTACACttggttaaaatttattgagAACTAGGAAGACGCCTAACCATATATTTTGCTATTCTACAAAAGAGGGGTGCTGGAAACTAGTAACAAACTTTCTCTAACGTACTACTtacaattgattaaaatatattgaaatctAGGAAAAATACGACAGAGATTCACTGAGTTAGAAATGGGTCATAAAATGTAGGGATTTTGAATCGATTTCAAAGGAGTATATGGCTATAATTTCTCTCTAAGTAGTAGTTTTAAACTAGCCATTTAGTCCCTACATGTGCCACCAGATagctcataaaaaaaaaaaaaaaaaaacttaagtttTAGTGCTTACATTATTAGTACACATTAGTCTCTGTCATTATATTTCTTAAGTTTCTTAAGTTTTGGTCTCCATAcgtctttataattttttttttatcaattgatTTCTAAATAAGTGTAACCTATGACCAAACAATTCCTTTAAACTCATTCATTTGGAACCTGAACGTTATGAAAATATCATAGGAGGCTAAAAATATATGTGAAGTTGTGAAAGTAAATGGATGAGTACAAGGCTACAAGCATTTCATGGAGAGATTACTTAATTGTGGATGATCAGGTGGATGAATCCCCTTTGTTGGATGCTGCATAGTAATGTTTAGTGAGTGTATATCTCATTCGTATAAAATGACGCACGAGAGGGAAAAAAATAGCCTCCTGTTTCAAGTTATGAGCTATATTTTTTCTGTGTAGTGTTTTTTACGACGACTGCGTGACCAGATTATGTTGTCTAGCTTCCATCAGCATAATCTGTTTTGTCAATCTGACCTGTGGGTACTTCCATCTTGGTTCTCGTGGCAGGTACCAATTCCTCCGGGCAATGTGCATGCAATCAATGATACCCT
Above is a genomic segment from Vigna radiata var. radiata cultivar VC1973A chromosome 10, Vradiata_ver6, whole genome shotgun sequence containing:
- the LOC106776037 gene encoding probable 6-phosphogluconolactonase 4, chloroplastic, producing the protein MASIHSTLSSNTLRFALSSFPNTNLQPPSSHIFFSRPLTFKGLTVNPKSFPAPLKASMAGTDNVVIEVFEQEDLAVSLAKYVADLSNKFTSERGAFTVCLSGGSLIKYLGKLLEPPYYDSLEWSKWHVFWLDERVVPKTHEDSNYKLALDGLLCKVPIPPGNVHAINDTLSAEGAADDYETCLRELVNSSVITLSPSSGFPKFDLVLLGMGPDGHVASLFPGHPLVQENKRWVAFIKDSPKPPPERITFTFPVINASAYAALVVTGKGKADAVHSVLGKSQNSVKLPAGLVSPEEELKWFLDKDAASKL